The Acropora muricata isolate sample 2 chromosome 7, ASM3666990v1, whole genome shotgun sequence genomic interval GAGCAATGAGAGTCCAAGCTTGGCCAGAAGTTGTCACATCACAATAAGCCTTAAAAAAACAATAGTATTTTGTCCATAGTTCCCAGAGATCTTACGCTTAAGCCAGGATCCCTAAATATTtgcagtgtgtgggttcttaaTGTTTCTCACAACCTTGGAATCAAGAGTTGTAACACGAGAAGAATAACATATGTACCTTCTTGCAAATGTAATGACAAAGGCGACTCTTTCTTCAAGGACCGGGTTGAAGTTAACTCTCGCGACTTCACACACGGTAACCCGATGCCAACTGACTCGATTGAGAAGATATCTATCCTCATTCAAAAGACTGAGATTTGTCGTTTCTGGGTCGGGCGCTCACCTGAAATGAAGTGGAGTTCATCGATATCGTGTAAAAACCGTCACTAAGGGTgatatttttttgctttccatCGTTAAGTATACCTAAAGcaaaggaatgaaaattaataCAACTCTTATCAACTAACATGACCATGGCTGTGGTTTGTTTTCCAAATGTAAGCGTTGTATTCTCTCTCGTTCCCAATCCTTAGCTGCTCCCACAGTTTTGGTTTGGCCGCAGGCATAAGAGAAGACTCAAAGGCACTGGTGAGAGGCTTTCAGCCTGGACCACAATTTCTCATGGTCGAGAGACAAATCTCTGCGGACTTGGTGAAACTATATCAGTCCTGTGCTTTTTAATGCCCGCAGCGGCCCACACTTCCCATCTTGAGTTTTATTATTTCTTGGAAGACAATTTGACAGTTATCCTCTGCATTTGTCGTTTCATCTTGCTTCAAATGAATTTAATTGACCtatcagaaataaaaaaagataattCATTGATTTCTTACCCTGACAGCTTTCTCCGCTATACTTGTCTTCGCACCGGTAGGAGCCTAGTGTATTGATGCAACTGAAATTCATGCCACAGACGGGCGTCGATGCTGTGCATTCGTCAACGTCTTCAAAAACAGAAATGACACATAAACAAAGATGGAAGTAGAAGAAAAACATCACCAATTTGACTCCGATTGGACACGACTTAAGATTGCTGTTCTTCAACTAACCTCCGGTCTTCATGTCGCAGTAAGCAAACACGGGTGTTCCTGGAATGATAGACGACAGCCAGTATTTGCCGTCACGCCCCTTTTCACTCGTTTTCACTTCGTTGCAAGACTCGGCAGGCACTTCAGGAATTGAACCTATGGCAGCTGCAAAGGATATGATAATACGCAAACATGAATTGAGGCTCAGTAAAACATGATTTGAGAAACGAGGACGGGAGCTGCACTAAGATGATTGAGTGAATGAAGAAAGAATCGtcttgcacgtgcggcacacacCTGAGTAAACATGTTTGACGTACTCTGTAAATGATCGCATTAGATTGCCTCATTAGAGTTTAGGAACTTGCGCGAAGGTGTGATTAATAGATCCATCGCTCTCAACTTAATTTCTTGCGGCACGTGCGTCGTGATTACTTTAACTCATTCAGCCAATGATGTGATGTCAATGATGCAGTGAAGATGACAAAAAATGTATTGCAAGTGGGAGTGTATTCTGGAACAATCCACCGAACAAAATTATCAAATGGGACTCTTTATTTACGGTAGTTAAAGACCAATTTCGATGCCTtaaaattgaaattagaacGATATCTATATGATCTTTGGCTCTGTGAAATGAAACTATGTATTGTTGGAGTTTCCCCTCCTCGATGTCATGATTTTTCAGAATGTGTGTCCTAGTGTATCAATGATGGTCCGTTCGAGTTTTATCAAAGCGCTCGATAATACCTCGTCTCACTGTGTCCATAACAACTACCTTTTATGAAGTATTCAACCTGTAACCCAGGCTTTAAACGAGAAAAGAGGGATAGACTGGGTTTTGAGCAAATTCGCGTCACCTACTTCTTTTCCTGAACTTCTCCATGTAAACTTTAGTGTCATCGTTGGTGAAAGCTTCTGGCCTTGCCTCTTTTGTGCGGTTGTTCAGCTCGCAAATCTCTCCATGGACAACGTGATTGATGCTTTGGCAGCGGATGTCATCGTCACACGCGCGCAGACAGTAAATAGAGCCTGGAACTTTGAGGGTTTGGTAAACATGGTGCAGGAGAGCTCCCCCATAGATTGGCTTAAACCCTTCACACGCCTCAGTATCTACAACACTGGAACCCGAAGTGTGGTCAAGTGAAGAAGCGAGATACAAGGCCAAGAAAACCACACTGAGAACTCGCCAATGATGATAAACCATTTTAGCGTTTGGTCACACAGATGAagccttgaaaaaacaaaccatTTGTGATGAAATTATCATTCACGACTTCTTTAATATACTTGATGAACGCAATACGTCAAGCTGGTATTAATAACACCGTTCATACTTTGGTGCTAATAATCTTTGCAGTTTTGCtacgctacttaagcagtagggAAAGATAGgtctgaaaaagtcaggattgACCGGAACTCGAActctgacctctgcgataccagtgcagtgctccaccgCCTCCGCTACCAGGCACTGTTGACTCTTGACAGGCAACAGCGCAAAACAGATTCGGTAACATGTTGGATCTCTTTCGGTTTGTTAATTTACATTATGAACTATTGTGAATTCTTCTTTTTGCGTCCTCGTGGCACCTGCCTGTAATTTATTCAACTATTATGCTCTTTGTACATTACCGGTAAATGATCGGgacttaaaaagaaacaaacaaacaaacagaaaagtaAAGGTAAATCGCTTACATTAATCTCTTACCCAGATTTTCCGCGACCAAGGTGAGGTAAGAGATGAGGTACTGTGCAATAACTATCCAGAGAGGGGGGAGCAGGGAGGGAGCTGAAAAGCGAGAGGGGGACACCATGTAAACTCATAGCCTAATGGAGGGGGGGGTAACATTTAAATTTCTGTATGAAAAGAAAGGGGGATTGTATCTAACTTTTAATTAGTGAGAAAGCTGACTTAAGGCCGATTCAGTTCTTTTTGGACCTGATTTAATATcaataaaacatgaaaaaattataTACGAAAGAAAGAACTAATAGTAATTTGTATCAAAGCCATGAGCAATTCAGCTATCTGTTCACATGATGTTTTTACTTAACCAACCAGCTAACTGACTAAAACTATTTGCTAGTCATTGGAGGGAAAGCGGAACTAGTAGTTTGCGTACTGCATTATGTTCGTGCTGGGCAACGCTAACCAGTCATTTACTGGACGGCCTTCTAGATGACGGCCTTCTAAATGACTCAGAAGACGATGCGCAATGCAGGCAGCTCGGAAATGGACGGCCTTGACGAACATAAATACGAGGTACTGTTTGTCCagaccccagttgttcaaaaggtggataacgctatccaccggataaatcattatccattggatattgcaattggtttcgctattacttatccagtggatagcgatttatccggtggatagcgctatccatcgtttgaacaactggggccagaacTGTTGTCAAATGCGTATACGTAGTTAAAGCACAAAGCAAGACCAGAACCCACGTACACTTAAAATTTTAGGCCGACTTAGCAACGCGACgagaacgtcagatgacgacgtgAAGTCGtgcggaatagtctggattcttttctaatttgaccatatttgggtttTTAGACtgcgcgcgccgtcgtcaagtgTGGTTCCCGTTGTCTTGCCAAATCAGTCTAATGTAGGGAAGGGGCCTCATAACTTTTGAGACATCAAAAAGGGTGTCAGAGCTAAACTGGCCTTCATTGGCAAGGGGACATTACGTACTATTTCTCTATGTGAGACTCGTTTTTCAGTCAGCCCCTCCTGATTTTTTATAGCACAGTCCCTTACGTTTACATTTCTCGCAATTTTCAGCTGTTCTGAGGTGAATAtagtttcaattaatttttcaataattacaCGGAACGGAAATTAGAGGCTACATTGTCATACTCAATAGATTTTTCATGAGCGAAGTATCTtatgaaagaaaaggaaagaaatgatgaataaataaaataaaatttttaaaaacaaaaaaaggaagagtGGAGAAACTTTATTGGGCTTGCTCTTAACTGCGGCTTATTTTTGCCATGTGTCATAGCAATTGCCTCTCATTTACTACCCTAGAAAGTAGCACGCAGAAGTTAGCCGAGCTTAAAACACCATGCCAAGCCAAATTAATTCATTTTCCAAGTCTATGTCAGTCAACAAATTGGTATGCAAATGCAACATCGAACATTTAGGTTTGGCATGAAAGGAAATAATGTAAAAAAGTGTAAAGAAAATTCTCAACAATTTCTTGCAACAGCTGATATGACAACCAAAGAATCCTCTCTGTGGAGTGAAAATTTTTCATTAAACAAATCAAAGATGAACAAAGAGCACAAcggaaaaagaaatcaaaacaagTTTGCAATCTAAAGATTGCGCTAATTCAGATCCAGaatattttcaaagataatATCACTCTTTGTGGGAGAGACAGACTCTTTTTTGAGGAATATGCATTTCTTAGCTGATATTACAGAAAATCTGTctcttctttatttttctttcttttgaaatCTATTCTTGTTGAAAAGGATTATTCAGTGAGTGTCGAGGATAAGACATGAACTGAAGAATGGAGTTCAATtaaagtaaatttaaaaaaatctgcGCAATAACATAGTTATCTAGGCTTACCAGATCCTTAAAAATTGCTTGTGTTCCGATGTGACAAATTTAACGTGGGTACTAATTATAATGGACCGTCGAAATATCAATTACGATATCGCTCTCAGCTTTGAAATATAATCAATTAaggttatttattattttcctttttgcagCTGCACGTTGACAATCCAGGGGAGCAATGACATTGCATTGTTTTTCCGTCAAGAAGGTTCTTCCAAAAACTTTCAAATAGTAACTAAGATCATAATTTAAAGTCTGAAAATGCGTTGTAAAAGAAAGTATTTGCGCTCAAGCATGGAAAGCGATATCGATGAAAAACTAATAATGACGTAAAATGCCAAGGAAggttttgaataattttttttgcattgtttttagAGTTTTACTTTGAAAATTCGAAAGAATTCGTGTCGTTTCAAGTTTGATTCAGCGTATAAAATAAAACAGGTAAAAACGCCTTAAGAAACGAACTCACGCACACTGCAAGACATCACAGCCCTTTTTTTAAAAGTCTAATTAATAGGAAAGGCAATATGCTTTACAGTAAGGGAAAATGGAACAAGAAAAAGctgcaaattttataaaataaaatggatATTAAGAAAAATTGACAGTTGGGACAACCATTTAAGTATTGAAGCAAATTTTGGAGCACAGGTGACACTCGCAAAATATGCTTCTCTCTTTTTCATCCCAAGCCAACTTGGCTTGGCGATTAACGAAGCTACAATAAGCGACAAAAATACTTGGGACACTTCAGATAAAAGCCATCGCTCTTTGGCCATCTTACTTTATAAGGAACACATTACAGTGATGAACATTAGGTAAATAAAACCCACCTTTTTACAGGACATTCTTCGCTCACATGATGCCTTCCCCCAGTTATCGGCAAAACCAACACTGCAACTTGTGACTTATGGGGGAGAGAGGTAAATTTGCGACCCTTACTAAAGAGAGTGGGTGTCTCAAACATTTTGTCGCGTATAGTGAAATTACAGCTAAACAAAGTTGAGCTTGACTTCTTAAGCGCCATGCGCGCCAATACCATCGACACGAACGTAAAGTAAGAGAAGCGGAGGAGAGAATTCCCGTGTTCTTTACTTTCGAAATTGCGCCAAAAGTTGACAAATATAACACgttcgataaaaaaaaaaaaccgttctCGCTTTTGTGAGTGAAATGCTAAACACCcgaataaataaattatacatCGGTGTGTTCGGGATTCGGCCGCAAAACGAAGATTGACCGATAGTCCACGATGACCGAAACGAAGTGTCGGTTGCCACGAGGTCCGTTTCACGTTTTGAGAAAGAACTAAGTTTCCCTagttctttttaattttaattctttacCTATTAGACTTTTCCATTTTTAGTTCTAGTCCGTCAGAAGAGAGATTCCATCTTTTCAGTTTGAAGCATTGAATTTGTTTCCAACATTCATATTTATTTTCTAACGGTGAGGGCTTACTATTACTTTAACATAAGTAAGCTACACTTGCCAAGTAACGTTGTACATCTCAGTCTCCCGCCCACTTCTCGAGCGACTCCATTCTCTGCGAACCAGGATTTGATCTTTTTTTGCACACCGAATGCTTACGCCTCATGTCAGGTTTGTATCTGTCTTAATTGctatatttaatgaacaaaaacagtctgcacgtGACACGCATACCAGGTGCATCAAACACTGAACGTGCGTTCCGCATTGTGGTACAATTTCTTTTCACCTCCCGACTGCAAAACATAAACCTTTTTCAATGAGTTAAAAAGGGCCCAGAATGGTTATCTGGTCGATGGCATATCTACAACCGATAGAAAGGATGATTTTTAATCGCGCGATTTGCACCCATATTGATTTGGAAGAaccaaaagaaaattttcaaaaaaaagagATTAAAAAACCCTTGAGGAATAACCCGTCCTTCAACATGGCCGCCACGGCGTCGCGTAAAAGCCCAACTAATCCTCAGAGTCGAGAGGAAAAATCGTAGGTTCCCATGCAAAGGTGCATTTTTCAGAACGACGAACGCTCGCCTCCTGTAAAGGTTTCGTTACGATAAAGCAGGGAATTTCTTTTGTGACAATTTTTCGCATTGCGTGGCGAAAAGTTTTTTGAGGGTGTTACTCACAAAGCAACGTTTCTTGTAACTTATCTGACAATTTGGTTGTGAAAGAAGTTGGACGGAAACTTGTTTAACGAAAGTAGCACTGAGAAACGTTTCTTACTACTTATTTCGCAACTTTGTTGGCATAAGTTTTCAAACTGCGTGACAAATTCCGGAAAGCGTGTTGTGTGCGATGTAATGTttacttaaggacgttcgcgctaattgtttgtgcgcaacaccttctgcgcaggtaacgcgactgtaatatgtcacgcatcactaggattgacaggtcccgaagataaacatggcgtcgaaaacgccgggcaaaaacatttcaggccgagtttactccattggatcatcggtgacccctattttttttaatcttgaatcacttactctacttactatctacaaaatatgataaaatgaaaaaaaaatcaccgtaagaagttatctttttttaaaattttctttcctcgtgccatcgaattccggcagtggttgtaattgatagagcctacgaaaacgctcgtcgaggatgaactctactgtttacgacatccctagcggcatgaaattatcttaa includes:
- the LOC136922996 gene encoding uncharacterized protein, with protein sequence MVYHHWRVLSVVFLALYLASSLDHTSGSSVVDTEACEGFKPIYGGALLHHVYQTLKVPGSIYCLRACDDDIRCQSINHVVHGEICELNNRTKEARPEAFTNDDTKVYMEKFRKRTAIGSIPEVPAESCNEVKTSEKGRDGKYWLSSIIPGTPVFAYCDMKTGDVDECTASTPVCGMNFSCINTLGSYRCEDKYSGESCQGILNDGKQKNITLSDGFYTISMNSTSFQAYCDVTTSGQAWTLIARFSNIDTKNWMKDSGEWWYDKSVGVGDIADPSANTDMLSPAFWLVRGRQFKITRSDDPQHTALLQTTGDCLGGKTFRAKITSYGNFRNGKVWASDDCQGNCTVQYGGQFQATDGFGQATCSGTLQQATQVGFWCDWGDGDGAVLMIGGGGSSCGRADHGIAITEVGKASFLETSGQGEHDFGNRAAATNDKNYSLNLWIN